The uncultured Treponema sp. genomic interval TACAGCTTTTCACAGGCAGGGACTGATTGAGTTGAGAGAAATGGCAGAGGATAAACGCCACAAAACATTACATCTGACAGAGGAAGGAAAAGAATTTGCCAGACAGATATTTCCACAGGTTGAAGCTGCAGAGCAAAACAGTATGGCACAGTTTGACGAGGAAGAAAGAGCTGAATTTCTAAAGCTTATGAATAAGTATGTAGCTACATTTTCCAAAGAAATGAAACGGTAATCATCTCCCACAGAAATGTGGGAGAAAAAAATAAACATATAGTCCGATAATCGGACTAGAAAAGGAATTATATGAAAGTATTATTAGTGAATGGAAGTCCAAATGAAAAAGGATGCACATACACAGCATTAAGCGAGGTGGCAGCAGCATTAAATGCAGACGGGATTGAAACGGAGATTTTTCATATTGGCAAGAAGCCGATTGCAGGCTGTCTGGGCTGTCAGAAATGTATGGAGCTTGGTAAATGTGTATTTGATGATGTTGTAAATGAATG includes:
- a CDS encoding MarR family transcriptional regulator; the encoded protein is MNKIKQQADFFCDLTKQINSIYEEYAKSVGLSYTSLYTLHMIALTENCTQKFIAEQMFLPKQTINSIITAFHRQGLIELREMAEDKRHKTLHLTEEGKEFARQIFPQVEAAEQNSMAQFDEEERAEFLKLMNKYVATFSKEMKR